A single Biomphalaria glabrata chromosome 2, xgBioGlab47.1, whole genome shotgun sequence DNA region contains:
- the LOC106065764 gene encoding polycystin family receptor for egg jelly-like isoform X2, which translates to MLAHRVNLSSGTFYIRRWKTCVLQFLNCTWNCDRKLSIEDRTVYKAEIGCSHCTFRDIYEAQYKWSVYKYDLSNSSHQEIPDTYWGAIITSYQNSSRFDTDGGWWEEATTYLIVLNVKVGSYVETKAMHVVYTNIKPYNGACSVTPTNGTALETIFSFKCTDWKDEEIRATRSQLDTNFGLQYAIYQTTSVGFHLIYFGSEIQASTLLSECPNSKPSCEVVVYIIDIFKTRVNFTLNVQIKPKYNQPTILSSSASDSVDDITFDMMKKMNSSISVRDSLKIAKRAATLTSSLSSLTKSGSEELVTSPPTTANPSSKAEDTSFSQTATNLVEIVGNVIQSYHARSPEEIQMMANSMSVLTNDTELMTSNSMETAANAVQNLTSKVQNINSKLPDLYHCIDEITDVIHNIVEYQSIDVDKFSDIWIKASEQGLTDLETQNFIESETKKLELQIYQKSKQIEGIVSNVTSSWNQLLTVLPKMEDPTGKFNKTKQSFMMTTQKTTIADVTNSTDYIPPLGFTFDDVDINKENLSPMVVKAVKTKNIFIQGQNSKFINADIIIGSVDDSDGNRLNLSSPRIIHETKESNCSMTETLQTIAPQFIEDDASQMFYHQFEYRQTHLFFCLKLRPSNPLITYTLFLRMDIEPTDLVYDIKKQLTSNMFQPCEEICFPPNTFSTSGTVYVGLKPYINVTEFMSSANIHKRSDSYNLNDAYLFGVTTSACFSWNDTVKDWQTDKCKLTKEKGNVVCTCGDGKEIISAVSFNFEPNTIHFGTVFSKFDIKAQGIVFGVLITLYVMFTLIGFWAHYMDKRGMLQWGVFPLVDNCSNNTYFYLITVHTGLRRSAGTKSNVYFCLSGQDHDTGIRKLSDGIKEGFSTGSVCHFVMACEECLGDLQCIKIWHDNSGKGNDATWYLDQIDIVDLQNTKGYYFVCGEWLSPEFSLETTIAATCVDELETLKNLFFTNTKQHLTDDHIWLSVFIRPQTSRFSRVERAMCCFVFLMLAMITSAMFYTGVPDASRKQPKVDFEIGPLRIGYQQMYNSFLSALITAIPMVIIMTIFRKSRTKGDPYVGCCRSTNKFTDSKHNEDKNIKGNETIVNEKKKQCKCSLPWMVKLEKQLEGMEKILLIKSNSQDLKGTWPQQCRYFAWVLVAMAVVVCSFFVILYSMEWGQDVTKEWLTTFILAFLQSLFVVDPFKVIVISVIFALLVKKVKQRNLHELDLSLISEVNKEYGLKESQDFSTVVMAKSAPLSPSALRMATLSRKIYVMIKNTLTEFLIHTIYLLIVSSLCYSNHSTDAYQMYKIINDQLITDTTAGFLKLKTGGEYFNWTLQKITPWLLPDLNGKVDEKNKDKNFYTEVNDLYLMGAARMRQLRIQKENCSLLDTQLKNCAPSYSSGVEETEDFCLGWKPKPCSLLDNLKSVSSSAWTYQSPQKIWGLPIVGTYSAYSGGGYISTVNINAKAKTLITELKENSWIDQQTRAVFLEFTVYCPNINHFAVVILLAEFTEIGGIVPFVNVYPFTVHNPSGHLGTYVQLCQITGIVLTLLGIMYVVFIVGKKKLSAFKDVWFLLDMSAVILALCAVIMFMLRLSYTKSALKKIKENQKNYINFYQIVVWDSTYTLCLAFLIAIGNIRLLKLASYSEKTMKVFSVLSKAVKVFPSFFLFNFIILLGFIGMGCTLFARTSYYFKDFVTSAESLFTGLLGRSSFRDTNVPLSDQWMTIMYFCFFVVIVVIFLTNYFIAILMDLLVNNEKNRTNEESTKVFIVLWDSFLNIFGSKRDPTDRIKDLIQDDTKAIEEETLDTQENNLLKLEMKLQRLFDDLNTSLKPVTFKKETSIPCTARLQ; encoded by the exons gTACAGCTCTAGAGACTATTTTCTCATTCAAATGTACTGATtggaaagatgaagaaatacgAGCTACTAGAAGCCAATTGGATACAAATTTTGGTCTACAATATGCAATTTATCAGACTACTTCTGTTGGGTTTCACTTAATTTATTTTGGAA GTGAGATACAAGCTTCTACTCTATTATCTGAATGTCCAAATTCTAAACCATCTTGTGAGGTAGTTGTTTATATTATTGACATCTTCAAGACTAGAGTTAATTTTACTCTAAATGTTCAG ATCAAACCAAAATATAACCAGCCAACTATTTTAAGTTCCTCTGCCAGTGATAGTGTGGATGATATTACGTTTGATATGATGAAGAAAATGAACTCCAGTATAAGTGTCAGAGATTCTCTCAAAATTGCTAAAAGAGCAGCAACTCTGACATCTTCACTCTCTTCTTTG ACTAAATCTGGGAGTGAGGAACTAGTGACAAGTCCCCCCACAACAGCAAATCCTTCAAGTAAAGCCGAGGATACCTCTTTTTCTCAG ACTGCTACAAATTTAGTAGAAATAGTTGGAAACGTAATTCAAAGTTATCATGCCAGATCTCCTGAAGAAATTCAAATGATGGCCAATTCCATGTCAGTTCTGACTAACGATACGGAATTGATGACATCTAATTCTATg GAAACTGCAGCTAATGCTGTACAAAATTTAACCAGTAAAGTTCAAAACATAAATTCTAAATTGCCTGATTTATATCATTGCATTGATG AAATAACAGATGTGATTCACAATATCGTAGAGTACCAGTCGATAGACGTAGATAAGTTTTCTGATATTTGGATAAAGGCATCGGAGCAGGGACTCACTGACTTAGAGACTCAAAATTTCATTGaatcagaaacaaaaaagttggaATTACAAATCTATCAAAAATCCAAACAG attgAGGGCATTGTTAGTAATGTAACATCATCATGGAATCAACTTCTGACAGTGCTGCCCAAAATGGAAGACCCTACTGGAAAGtttaataaaactaaacaaagttttatGATGACAACACAGAAGACCACCATTGCTGATGTCACAAACTCAACAGACTACATTCCACCACTAGGATTCACATTTGATGATGTAGACATTAATAAAGAGAATTTATCTCCCATGGTTGTTAAG gcAGTGAAGACcaagaatatatttatacaaggACAAAACTCTAAATTTATCAATGCTGACATCATAATTGGCTCTGTTGACGACAGTGATGGTAACAGACTGAATTTATCAAGTCCTAGAATCATCcatgaaacaaaagaaagtaaCTGTAGCATGACAGAAACTTTACAAACAATAGCTCCTCAATTTATTGAAGATGATGCCTCTCAGATGTTTTATCACCAGTTTGAATACAG acaaactCATTTATTCTTTTGCTTGAAATTGCGTCCTTCTAATCCATTGATTACATATACCTTGTTTTTACGAATGGATATTGAGCCAACAGATTTAGTCTATGACATCAA AAAGCAGTTGACCAGTAATATGTTTCAACCTTGTGAAGAAATTTGTTTTCCACCAAATACATTTTCAACATCTGGGACTGTTTATGTTGGACTAAAACCTTATATAA aTGTTACTGAATTTATGTCTAGTGCAAACATACACAAAAGATCag ATTCTTATAATCTAAATGATGCATATTTATTTGGTGTGACAACTTCTGCATGTTTCTCATGGAATGATACAGTCAAAGACTGGCAGACTGATAAGTGTAAG CTGACTAAAGAAAAAGGCAATGTGGTGTGTACCTGTGGAGatggaaaagaaataattagtGCAGTCTCTTTTAATTTTGAACCCAATACAATTCACTTTGGTACTGTCTTCAGCAAGTTTGACATTAAAGCTCAAGGCATAGTCTTTGGTGTGCTGATCACTTTGTATGTAATGTTTACCCTGATAGGATTTTGGGCTCACTATATGGATAAAAGAGGAATGCTTCAG TGGGGTGTGTTCCCTTTAGTAGACAACTGTTCCAATAATACCTACTTTTACCTGATCACTGTCCACACTGGACTCAGAAGGTCTGCTGGGACAAAGTCCAATGTTtacttctgtctgtctggacaaGATCATGACACTGGGATTAGAAAGTTATCAGATGGTATAAAAGAA gGTTTTTCAACTGGCAGTGTGTGCCATTTTGTCATGGCTTGTGAAGAATGTTTAGGGGATCTACAATGCATAAAAATCTGGCATGACAACTCTGGTAAAGGTAATGATGCTACATGGTATTTGGATCAAATCGACATTGTGGATCTACAAAATACTAAAGG ctattattttgtttgtggaGAATGGCTGTCACCAGAATTTTCATTAGAAACAACAATAGCTGCTACTTGTGTGGATGAACTAGAAACATTGAAGAATCTATTTTTTACTAATACAAAACAGCATCTCACAGATGATCACATATGGCTATCTGTTTTCATTAGACCTCAGACAAGCAGGTTTAG TCGAGTTGAAAGAGCAATGTGCTGTTTTGTATTTCTTATGCTAGCCATGATAACCAGTGCTATGTTTTATACTGGAGTTCCAGATGCTAGCAGAAAACAGCCAAAAGTAGATTTTGAAATAGGACCATTAAGAATTGGATACCAGCAG ATGTACAATTCTTTTCTCTCTGCTTTGATTACGGCCATTCCAATGGTAATAATTATGACCATATTTAGAAAATCTAGAACTAAAGGAGATCCATATGTTGGGTGTTGTAGGAGTACTAACAAATTTACAGACAGCAAGCACAATGAAG ATAAAAATATTAAAGGAAATGAAACAATtgttaatgaaaagaaaaaacagtGCAAATGTTCCTTGCCTTGGATGGTGAAATTAGAAAAACAGTTGGAGGGAATGGAGaaaattttattgataaaatcaa ATTCTCAAGATCTGAAAGGTACATGGCCCCAACAATGTCGCTACTTTGCCTGGGTTCTAGTAGCTATGGCTGTGGTAGTTTGTAGTTTCTTTGTGATACTGTACAGCATGGAGTGGGGACAAGATGTAACCAAAGAATGGCTGACTACTTTCATTTTAGCTTTTTTACAGTCTCTCTTTGTAGTGGATCCttttaag gtGATAGTTATTTCAGTCATTTTTGCTTTGTTGGTGAAAAAAGTCAAACAGAGGAATTTACATGAGTTAGATTTATCCCTCATTTCTGAAGTCAACAAGGAGTACGGATTGAAAGAAA GTCAAGACTTTTCCACTGTTGTCATGGCCAAATCAGCACCACTGTCACCGTCAGCTCTGAGGATGGCAACACTGAGTCGCAAGATTTATGTGATGATAAAAAACACCTTGACAGAGTTCCTTATTCATACAATTTATCTGTTGATAGTCAGCAGTCTTTGTTATTCTAATCACAGCACTGATGCTTATCAGATGTATAAAATTATCAATGACCAGCTCATTACAGATACTACAGCTGGATTTTTGAAG CTCAAAACAGGTGGAGAATATTTCAATTGGACTTTACAAAAAATAACACCATGGCTTCTACCAGATTTAAATGGAAAAGttgatgaaaaaaataaagacaaaaatttTTATACAGAAGTGAATGATTTATATCTTATGGGAGCAGCAAGAATGAGACAACTACGTATTCAAAAAG AGAACTGTTCCCTGCTAGATACACAGCTCAAAAACTGTGCTCCAAGTTACAGTTCTGGTGTTGAAGAAACTGAAGATTTCTGTCTAGGATGGAAGCCTAAACCTTGTTCCTTGTTGGACAATTTGAAAAGTGTGTCCAGTAGTGCTTGGACTTATCAGTCGCCTCAAAAAATTTGGGGGCTTCCTATAGTTGGAACATATAGTGCTTATAGTGGAGGAGGATATATATCAACTGTGAATATTAATGCCAAG GCGAAAACTCTTATAACAGAACTGAAAGAGAATTCCTGGATCGACCAACAAACTAGAGCTGTGTTCTTGGAGTTTACAGTTTACTGTCCTAACATCAACCACTTTGCTGTTGTTATACTTCTAGCAGAGTTCACAGAAATAGGAGGAATTGTTCCATTTGTTAA TGTGTATCCATTCACTGTCCACAACCCTTCTGGTCATCTTGGAACCTATGTCCAACTGTGTCAAATCACTGGGATAGTCTTAACTCTACTGGGTATCATGTATGTTGTCTTcatagttggcaagaaaaaattgTCTGCATTTAAAGATGTTTGGTTTCTACTGGATATGTCTGCTGTCATCTTAGCATTGTGTGCTGTCATTATGTTCAT GTTGCGACTCAGTTATACAAAATCtgctctgaaaaaaataaaggaaaatcaaaagaattatattaatttttatcaaATTGTTGTCTGGGACTCTACTTACACCTTGTGCCTGGCTTTTCTGATTGCGATTGGTAACATAAGGCTGCTGAAACTAGCTAGCTACTCAGAAAAGACGATGaaa GTTTTTAGTGTTTTATCTAAAGCAGTGAAAGTATTTccaagtttttttctcttcaatttCATCATATTACTAGGCTTTATAGGCATGGGATGTACTTTATTTGCAAGAACaagttattattttaaagaCTTTGTGACCTCAGCTGAGTCTCTTTTTACTGGTTTACTCGGACGATCAAGCTTTAGG GACACTAATGTGCCTTTGTCTGACCAGTGGATGACAATTATGTACTTCTGTTTCTTTGTGGtgattgttgttatttttttgacaaactACTTCATCGCTATTCTCATGGATTTACTTGTCAATAATGAAAAGAACCGCACCAATGAGGAATCAACCAAAGTTTTCATTGTTTTGTGGGACTCATTTTTGAACATCTTTGGGAGTAAAAGAGATCCTACAGACAGGATAAAAGATCTCATTCAGGATG ATACTAAAGCCATTGAAGAGGAAACTTTGGACACACAAGAGAACAATCTGCTTAAGCTTGAGATGAAATTACAAAG ATTATTTGATGATCTCAATACAAGTCTGAAGCCAGTGACTTTTAAGAAAGAAACTTCCATTCCATGCACTGCAAGACTTCAATGA
- the LOC106065764 gene encoding polycystic kidney disease protein 1-like 2 isoform X4, protein MMKKMNSSISVRDSLKIAKRAATLTSSLSSLTKSGSEELVTSPPTTANPSSKAEDTSFSQTATNLVEIVGNVIQSYHARSPEEIQMMANSMSVLTNDTELMTSNSMETAANAVQNLTSKVQNINSKLPDLYHCIDEITDVIHNIVEYQSIDVDKFSDIWIKASEQGLTDLETQNFIESETKKLELQIYQKSKQIEGIVSNVTSSWNQLLTVLPKMEDPTGKFNKTKQSFMMTTQKTTIADVTNSTDYIPPLGFTFDDVDINKENLSPMVVKAVKTKNIFIQGQNSKFINADIIIGSVDDSDGNRLNLSSPRIIHETKESNCSMTETLQTIAPQFIEDDASQMFYHQFEYRQTHLFFCLKLRPSNPLITYTLFLRMDIEPTDLVYDIKKQLTSNMFQPCEEICFPPNTFSTSGTVYVGLKPYINVTEFMSSANIHKRSDSYNLNDAYLFGVTTSACFSWNDTVKDWQTDKCKLTKEKGNVVCTCGDGKEIISAVSFNFEPNTIHFGTVFSKFDIKAQGIVFGVLITLYVMFTLIGFWAHYMDKRGMLQWGVFPLVDNCSNNTYFYLITVHTGLRRSAGTKSNVYFCLSGQDHDTGIRKLSDGIKEGFSTGSVCHFVMACEECLGDLQCIKIWHDNSGKGNDATWYLDQIDIVDLQNTKGYYFVCGEWLSPEFSLETTIAATCVDELETLKNLFFTNTKQHLTDDHIWLSVFIRPQTSRFSRVERAMCCFVFLMLAMITSAMFYTGVPDASRKQPKVDFEIGPLRIGYQQMYNSFLSALITAIPMVIIMTIFRKSRTKGDPYVGCCRSTNKFTDSKHNEDKNIKGNETIVNEKKKQCKCSLPWMVKLEKQLEGMEKILLIKSNSQDLKGTWPQQCRYFAWVLVAMAVVVCSFFVILYSMEWGQDVTKEWLTTFILAFLQSLFVVDPFKVIVISVIFALLVKKVKQRNLHELDLSLISEVNKEYGLKESQDFSTVVMAKSAPLSPSALRMATLSRKIYVMIKNTLTEFLIHTIYLLIVSSLCYSNHSTDAYQMYKIINDQLITDTTAGFLKLKTGGEYFNWTLQKITPWLLPDLNGKVDEKNKDKNFYTEVNDLYLMGAARMRQLRIQKENCSLLDTQLKNCAPSYSSGVEETEDFCLGWKPKPCSLLDNLKSVSSSAWTYQSPQKIWGLPIVGTYSAYSGGGYISTVNINAKQAKTLITELKENSWIDQQTRAVFLEFTVYCPNINHFAVVILLAEFTEIGGIVPFVNVYPFTVHNPSGHLGTYVQLCQITGIVLTLLGIMYVVFIVGKKKLSAFKDVWFLLDMSAVILALCAVIMFMLRLSYTKSALKKIKENQKNYINFYQIVVWDSTYTLCLAFLIAIGNIRLLKLASYSEKTMKVFSVLSKAVKVFPSFFLFNFIILLGFIGMGCTLFARTSYYFKDFVTSAESLFTGLLGRSSFRDTNVPLSDQWMTIMYFCFFVVIVVIFLTNYFIAILMDLLVNNEKNRTNEESTKVFIVLWDSFLNIFGSKRDPTDRIKDLIQDDTKAIEEETLDTQENNLLKLEMKLQRLFDDLNTSLKPVTFKKETSIPCTARLQ, encoded by the exons ATGATGAAGAAAATGAACTCCAGTATAAGTGTCAGAGATTCTCTCAAAATTGCTAAAAGAGCAGCAACTCTGACATCTTCACTCTCTTCTTTG ACTAAATCTGGGAGTGAGGAACTAGTGACAAGTCCCCCCACAACAGCAAATCCTTCAAGTAAAGCCGAGGATACCTCTTTTTCTCAG ACTGCTACAAATTTAGTAGAAATAGTTGGAAACGTAATTCAAAGTTATCATGCCAGATCTCCTGAAGAAATTCAAATGATGGCCAATTCCATGTCAGTTCTGACTAACGATACGGAATTGATGACATCTAATTCTATg GAAACTGCAGCTAATGCTGTACAAAATTTAACCAGTAAAGTTCAAAACATAAATTCTAAATTGCCTGATTTATATCATTGCATTGATG AAATAACAGATGTGATTCACAATATCGTAGAGTACCAGTCGATAGACGTAGATAAGTTTTCTGATATTTGGATAAAGGCATCGGAGCAGGGACTCACTGACTTAGAGACTCAAAATTTCATTGaatcagaaacaaaaaagttggaATTACAAATCTATCAAAAATCCAAACAG attgAGGGCATTGTTAGTAATGTAACATCATCATGGAATCAACTTCTGACAGTGCTGCCCAAAATGGAAGACCCTACTGGAAAGtttaataaaactaaacaaagttttatGATGACAACACAGAAGACCACCATTGCTGATGTCACAAACTCAACAGACTACATTCCACCACTAGGATTCACATTTGATGATGTAGACATTAATAAAGAGAATTTATCTCCCATGGTTGTTAAG gcAGTGAAGACcaagaatatatttatacaaggACAAAACTCTAAATTTATCAATGCTGACATCATAATTGGCTCTGTTGACGACAGTGATGGTAACAGACTGAATTTATCAAGTCCTAGAATCATCcatgaaacaaaagaaagtaaCTGTAGCATGACAGAAACTTTACAAACAATAGCTCCTCAATTTATTGAAGATGATGCCTCTCAGATGTTTTATCACCAGTTTGAATACAG acaaactCATTTATTCTTTTGCTTGAAATTGCGTCCTTCTAATCCATTGATTACATATACCTTGTTTTTACGAATGGATATTGAGCCAACAGATTTAGTCTATGACATCAA AAAGCAGTTGACCAGTAATATGTTTCAACCTTGTGAAGAAATTTGTTTTCCACCAAATACATTTTCAACATCTGGGACTGTTTATGTTGGACTAAAACCTTATATAA aTGTTACTGAATTTATGTCTAGTGCAAACATACACAAAAGATCag ATTCTTATAATCTAAATGATGCATATTTATTTGGTGTGACAACTTCTGCATGTTTCTCATGGAATGATACAGTCAAAGACTGGCAGACTGATAAGTGTAAG CTGACTAAAGAAAAAGGCAATGTGGTGTGTACCTGTGGAGatggaaaagaaataattagtGCAGTCTCTTTTAATTTTGAACCCAATACAATTCACTTTGGTACTGTCTTCAGCAAGTTTGACATTAAAGCTCAAGGCATAGTCTTTGGTGTGCTGATCACTTTGTATGTAATGTTTACCCTGATAGGATTTTGGGCTCACTATATGGATAAAAGAGGAATGCTTCAG TGGGGTGTGTTCCCTTTAGTAGACAACTGTTCCAATAATACCTACTTTTACCTGATCACTGTCCACACTGGACTCAGAAGGTCTGCTGGGACAAAGTCCAATGTTtacttctgtctgtctggacaaGATCATGACACTGGGATTAGAAAGTTATCAGATGGTATAAAAGAA gGTTTTTCAACTGGCAGTGTGTGCCATTTTGTCATGGCTTGTGAAGAATGTTTAGGGGATCTACAATGCATAAAAATCTGGCATGACAACTCTGGTAAAGGTAATGATGCTACATGGTATTTGGATCAAATCGACATTGTGGATCTACAAAATACTAAAGG ctattattttgtttgtggaGAATGGCTGTCACCAGAATTTTCATTAGAAACAACAATAGCTGCTACTTGTGTGGATGAACTAGAAACATTGAAGAATCTATTTTTTACTAATACAAAACAGCATCTCACAGATGATCACATATGGCTATCTGTTTTCATTAGACCTCAGACAAGCAGGTTTAG TCGAGTTGAAAGAGCAATGTGCTGTTTTGTATTTCTTATGCTAGCCATGATAACCAGTGCTATGTTTTATACTGGAGTTCCAGATGCTAGCAGAAAACAGCCAAAAGTAGATTTTGAAATAGGACCATTAAGAATTGGATACCAGCAG ATGTACAATTCTTTTCTCTCTGCTTTGATTACGGCCATTCCAATGGTAATAATTATGACCATATTTAGAAAATCTAGAACTAAAGGAGATCCATATGTTGGGTGTTGTAGGAGTACTAACAAATTTACAGACAGCAAGCACAATGAAG ATAAAAATATTAAAGGAAATGAAACAATtgttaatgaaaagaaaaaacagtGCAAATGTTCCTTGCCTTGGATGGTGAAATTAGAAAAACAGTTGGAGGGAATGGAGaaaattttattgataaaatcaa ATTCTCAAGATCTGAAAGGTACATGGCCCCAACAATGTCGCTACTTTGCCTGGGTTCTAGTAGCTATGGCTGTGGTAGTTTGTAGTTTCTTTGTGATACTGTACAGCATGGAGTGGGGACAAGATGTAACCAAAGAATGGCTGACTACTTTCATTTTAGCTTTTTTACAGTCTCTCTTTGTAGTGGATCCttttaag gtGATAGTTATTTCAGTCATTTTTGCTTTGTTGGTGAAAAAAGTCAAACAGAGGAATTTACATGAGTTAGATTTATCCCTCATTTCTGAAGTCAACAAGGAGTACGGATTGAAAGAAA GTCAAGACTTTTCCACTGTTGTCATGGCCAAATCAGCACCACTGTCACCGTCAGCTCTGAGGATGGCAACACTGAGTCGCAAGATTTATGTGATGATAAAAAACACCTTGACAGAGTTCCTTATTCATACAATTTATCTGTTGATAGTCAGCAGTCTTTGTTATTCTAATCACAGCACTGATGCTTATCAGATGTATAAAATTATCAATGACCAGCTCATTACAGATACTACAGCTGGATTTTTGAAG CTCAAAACAGGTGGAGAATATTTCAATTGGACTTTACAAAAAATAACACCATGGCTTCTACCAGATTTAAATGGAAAAGttgatgaaaaaaataaagacaaaaatttTTATACAGAAGTGAATGATTTATATCTTATGGGAGCAGCAAGAATGAGACAACTACGTATTCAAAAAG AGAACTGTTCCCTGCTAGATACACAGCTCAAAAACTGTGCTCCAAGTTACAGTTCTGGTGTTGAAGAAACTGAAGATTTCTGTCTAGGATGGAAGCCTAAACCTTGTTCCTTGTTGGACAATTTGAAAAGTGTGTCCAGTAGTGCTTGGACTTATCAGTCGCCTCAAAAAATTTGGGGGCTTCCTATAGTTGGAACATATAGTGCTTATAGTGGAGGAGGATATATATCAACTGTGAATATTAATGCCAAG cAGGCGAAAACTCTTATAACAGAACTGAAAGAGAATTCCTGGATCGACCAACAAACTAGAGCTGTGTTCTTGGAGTTTACAGTTTACTGTCCTAACATCAACCACTTTGCTGTTGTTATACTTCTAGCAGAGTTCACAGAAATAGGAGGAATTGTTCCATTTGTTAA TGTGTATCCATTCACTGTCCACAACCCTTCTGGTCATCTTGGAACCTATGTCCAACTGTGTCAAATCACTGGGATAGTCTTAACTCTACTGGGTATCATGTATGTTGTCTTcatagttggcaagaaaaaattgTCTGCATTTAAAGATGTTTGGTTTCTACTGGATATGTCTGCTGTCATCTTAGCATTGTGTGCTGTCATTATGTTCAT GTTGCGACTCAGTTATACAAAATCtgctctgaaaaaaataaaggaaaatcaaaagaattatattaatttttatcaaATTGTTGTCTGGGACTCTACTTACACCTTGTGCCTGGCTTTTCTGATTGCGATTGGTAACATAAGGCTGCTGAAACTAGCTAGCTACTCAGAAAAGACGATGaaa GTTTTTAGTGTTTTATCTAAAGCAGTGAAAGTATTTccaagtttttttctcttcaatttCATCATATTACTAGGCTTTATAGGCATGGGATGTACTTTATTTGCAAGAACaagttattattttaaagaCTTTGTGACCTCAGCTGAGTCTCTTTTTACTGGTTTACTCGGACGATCAAGCTTTAGG GACACTAATGTGCCTTTGTCTGACCAGTGGATGACAATTATGTACTTCTGTTTCTTTGTGGtgattgttgttatttttttgacaaactACTTCATCGCTATTCTCATGGATTTACTTGTCAATAATGAAAAGAACCGCACCAATGAGGAATCAACCAAAGTTTTCATTGTTTTGTGGGACTCATTTTTGAACATCTTTGGGAGTAAAAGAGATCCTACAGACAGGATAAAAGATCTCATTCAGGATG ATACTAAAGCCATTGAAGAGGAAACTTTGGACACACAAGAGAACAATCTGCTTAAGCTTGAGATGAAATTACAAAG ATTATTTGATGATCTCAATACAAGTCTGAAGCCAGTGACTTTTAAGAAAGAAACTTCCATTCCATGCACTGCAAGACTTCAATGA